In one window of Bradyrhizobium diazoefficiens DNA:
- a CDS encoding cytochrome C oxidase subunit IV family protein — translation MPDRLDITWIALIGLALATLLVPPLLPRPLLANALVLVLAAIKGRRIALDFLDLRAAPALWRGLVNAWIVILVLFAWLASAIVTLI, via the coding sequence GTGCCGGATCGCCTGGACATCACCTGGATCGCGCTGATCGGCCTCGCGCTCGCGACCCTGCTGGTGCCGCCGCTGCTGCCGCGGCCGCTGCTTGCGAACGCGCTGGTCTTGGTCCTTGCCGCCATCAAAGGGCGCCGGATTGCGCTCGATTTCCTCGATCTGCGGGCCGCGCCCGCGCTCTGGCGCGGCCTCGTCAACGCCTGGATCGTCATCCTCGTGCTGTTTGCCTGGCTCGCCTCGGCCATCGTCACCTTGATCTGA
- a CDS encoding cbb3-type cytochrome c oxidase subunit I — MKYQTQKVAMLYFYGALTLFLAQVLFGLLAGTIYVLPNTLSVILPFNIVRMIHTNALIVWSLIGFMGATYFLLPEETETELYSPVLAKIQFWMFFGAAGTAVVGYLFHYHEGREFLEQPFVIKVGIVVVFLIFLFNVTMTALKGRKTTVTNILLFGLWGVAIFFLFAFYNPANLAVDKMYWWYVVHLWVEGVWELIMASVLAYLMIKLNGIDREAVEKWLYVIIGLALFSGILGTGHHFYWIGAPGYWQWIGSLFSTLEVAPFFTMVIFTVQMTWKAGRKHPNRAALLWSVGCSVMAFLGAGVWGFLHTLSSVNYYTHGTQVTAAHGHLAFFGAYVTLNLSVMAYAIPQLKGRAPYNQWLSMASFWIMCTAMMTMTFALTFAGVIQVHLQRVLGQSYMDVQDQLAFFYWVRLGSGVFVAISALMFVWAVLVPGREKPVIIPGALQPAE; from the coding sequence ATGAAATATCAGACCCAGAAAGTCGCGATGCTGTATTTTTACGGCGCGCTGACGCTGTTCCTGGCCCAGGTCCTGTTCGGCCTGCTCGCCGGGACCATCTACGTTCTGCCCAACACCTTGTCCGTCATCCTGCCGTTCAACATCGTCAGGATGATCCACACCAACGCGCTGATCGTGTGGTCGCTGATCGGCTTCATGGGCGCGACCTACTTCCTGCTGCCGGAGGAAACCGAGACCGAGCTGTACAGCCCGGTGCTGGCGAAGATCCAGTTCTGGATGTTCTTTGGCGCGGCAGGGACGGCCGTGGTCGGCTACCTCTTCCATTACCATGAAGGACGCGAGTTCCTCGAGCAACCCTTCGTCATCAAGGTAGGCATCGTCGTGGTCTTCCTGATATTCCTGTTCAACGTGACGATGACGGCGCTCAAGGGCCGCAAGACCACGGTCACCAACATCCTGCTGTTCGGCCTGTGGGGCGTTGCGATCTTCTTCCTGTTCGCCTTCTACAATCCGGCCAATCTCGCGGTCGACAAGATGTACTGGTGGTACGTCGTCCATCTCTGGGTCGAGGGCGTCTGGGAGCTGATCATGGCCTCGGTGCTCGCCTATCTCATGATCAAGCTCAACGGCATCGACCGCGAGGCGGTCGAGAAGTGGCTCTACGTCATCATCGGTCTTGCGCTGTTCTCCGGCATTCTCGGCACCGGCCACCATTTCTACTGGATCGGCGCGCCCGGGTACTGGCAGTGGATCGGCTCGCTGTTCTCCACCCTCGAGGTCGCACCGTTCTTCACCATGGTGATCTTCACGGTGCAGATGACCTGGAAGGCCGGCCGCAAGCATCCGAACCGCGCCGCGCTGTTGTGGTCGGTCGGCTGCTCGGTAATGGCGTTCCTCGGGGCCGGCGTCTGGGGCTTTCTGCACACGCTGTCCTCCGTGAACTACTACACTCACGGCACGCAGGTGACCGCCGCGCACGGCCATCTCGCCTTTTTTGGCGCCTATGTGACGCTGAACCTGTCGGTGATGGCTTATGCGATCCCGCAGCTCAAGGGACGCGCGCCCTATAATCAGTGGCTCTCCATGGCGAGCTTCTGGATCATGTGCACGGCTATGATGACCATGACTTTTGCGCTGACCTTCGCCGGCGTGATCCAGGTCCATCTCCAGCGCGTGCTCGGCCAGAGTTACATGGACGTGCAGGACCAGCTCGCCTTCTTCTACTGGGTGCGCCTCGGCTCCGGCGTGTTCGTCGCAATCTCTGCGCTGATGTTCGTTTGGGCGGTGCTGGTGCCCGGCCGCGAAAAGCCGGTGATCATCCCGGGTGCGCTGCAACCGGCCGAATGA
- a CDS encoding HAD family hydrolase, with amino-acid sequence MDQDRPKPDLIIFDCDGVLVDSELLSCRCLSEVLAEFGLQLGLEQALALFLGRSTKAIEQHYRVLGQTLPDDFLPRLKARVLETFAAALQPIPGVGAVLSELKTPCCVASSSDIDRVSLSLDITGIAPHFGDRLYTAQMVRQGKPAPDLFLHAAGKMRADPARVLVIEDSISGVQAAKAAGMTVWGFVGGSHYRDRDGRAILTAAGADRVFARMSDFWES; translated from the coding sequence ATGGACCAGGACCGGCCCAAACCCGATCTGATCATCTTCGATTGCGACGGCGTGCTCGTCGACAGTGAGCTGCTGAGCTGTCGCTGCCTGTCGGAAGTACTGGCGGAGTTCGGCCTTCAGCTCGGCTTGGAGCAGGCGCTCGCGCTTTTCCTCGGACGCAGCACGAAGGCGATCGAGCAGCACTATCGCGTTCTCGGCCAGACCTTGCCTGATGATTTCCTTCCGCGTCTGAAGGCACGCGTGCTCGAGACGTTTGCCGCGGCGCTCCAGCCCATCCCTGGCGTCGGCGCGGTGCTATCCGAATTGAAAACGCCGTGTTGTGTCGCATCGTCCAGCGACATCGATCGGGTCTCGCTATCGCTTGATATCACCGGCATCGCGCCGCATTTCGGTGACCGGCTTTACACCGCGCAGATGGTCAGGCAGGGCAAGCCGGCGCCGGATCTCTTTCTCCACGCCGCCGGGAAGATGCGGGCCGATCCCGCGCGCGTGCTGGTGATCGAGGACAGTATTAGCGGCGTGCAGGCCGCCAAGGCGGCCGGCATGACCGTCTGGGGATTTGTCGGCGGGAGCCATTATCGCGATCGCGACGGCCGCGCTATATTGACCGCCGCCGGGGCCGATCGGGTCTTCGCGCGCATGAGCGATTTCTGGGAGTCGTGA
- a CDS encoding carbohydrate ABC transporter permease, producing the protein MATRQTQLLARSLLTPAVGLLFIWMIVPLALTIYFSTLHYSLLDPGSEAFVGLENFRYFLTDPAFLASLQNTLVLVGSVLALTIFLGIPLALLMDQPVIGRNFVRLMVIAPFFVMPTVSALVWKNLLMHPVSGLFAWLAKLVGLTPVDWFNDVPLFSVILIVAWQWLPFATLILLTALQSLDEEQKEAAEMDGASAVSTFIYITLPHLARPITVVILIETIFLLTVFAEIFVTTGGGPGLQTTNIAFLIYSQALIQFDVGSASAGGLVAVVIANVVAFFLVRIVGRNLEA; encoded by the coding sequence ATGGCAACCCGGCAGACGCAATTGCTTGCGCGGTCGCTCCTGACCCCGGCCGTCGGGCTCCTGTTCATCTGGATGATCGTTCCGCTGGCGCTGACGATCTACTTCTCGACGCTGCATTACAGCCTGCTCGATCCCGGCTCCGAAGCGTTCGTCGGGTTGGAGAATTTTCGCTACTTCCTCACCGATCCCGCCTTCCTCGCCTCGCTCCAGAACACGCTGGTCCTGGTCGGCTCGGTGCTGGCACTCACGATCTTCCTCGGCATTCCCCTGGCGCTGTTGATGGACCAGCCCGTGATCGGCCGCAACTTCGTCCGGCTGATGGTGATCGCGCCGTTCTTCGTGATGCCGACGGTGAGCGCGCTGGTCTGGAAGAATTTGTTGATGCATCCGGTCTCCGGCCTGTTCGCGTGGCTCGCCAAGCTGGTCGGGCTGACGCCGGTCGACTGGTTCAACGATGTGCCGCTATTCTCGGTGATCCTGATCGTCGCCTGGCAATGGCTGCCGTTCGCAACGCTGATCCTGCTCACCGCACTGCAATCGCTCGACGAGGAGCAGAAGGAGGCGGCCGAGATGGATGGCGCGAGCGCGGTCTCGACCTTCATCTACATCACGCTGCCCCATCTGGCGCGCCCGATCACGGTGGTGATCCTGATCGAGACCATCTTCCTGTTGACGGTGTTCGCCGAAATCTTCGTGACCACCGGCGGCGGGCCGGGCCTGCAGACCACCAACATCGCCTTCCTGATCTATTCGCAGGCGCTGATCCAATTCGATGTCGGCAGCGCCTCGGCGGGAGGCCTCGTGGCCGTCGTCATCGCCAATGTCGTCGCCTTCTTCCTCGTCCGCATCGTCGGCCGCAACCTGGAAGCCTGA
- a CDS encoding cytochrome c has product MAERLTKSAARNVFYGGSAFFFAIFIGLTAHSHYYMVTTSTDAPTLTASVARGKHVWERNSCINCHTLLGEGAYFAPELGNVWDRWGGKEDPAGARETLKAWMQSQPSGAEGRRQMPQFNLSDQELNDLADFLQWVSTIKRQDWPPNKAG; this is encoded by the coding sequence ATGGCTGAACGCCTGACCAAGTCGGCGGCTCGAAACGTCTTCTACGGCGGCTCGGCCTTCTTCTTCGCGATCTTCATAGGGCTGACCGCGCACAGCCACTACTACATGGTCACGACCTCGACCGACGCGCCCACGCTGACCGCATCAGTTGCGCGCGGCAAGCATGTCTGGGAGCGCAACTCCTGCATCAACTGCCACACGCTGCTCGGCGAGGGCGCTTATTTCGCACCGGAGCTCGGCAACGTCTGGGATCGGTGGGGCGGCAAGGAGGATCCGGCCGGTGCGCGCGAAACGCTAAAGGCTTGGATGCAGTCGCAGCCATCGGGCGCGGAGGGCCGGCGGCAGATGCCGCAGTTCAATCTCAGCGATCAGGAGCTCAATGATCTCGCCGACTTCCTGCAATGGGTGAGCACCATCAAGCGCCAGGACTGGCCGCCGAACAAGGCCGGCTGA
- a CDS encoding sugar-binding transcriptional regulator, with product MAVESDRSRLDDAARAGWLYFIAGHTQDEIAKMLQVSRASAQRLVSLCLAERLITFRLEHPIAACMELAARLKERFDLSHCEVVPADPAAPQATAGIAERCANLLDATLRSETPVIVALGTGRAVRAAVERVTPIDRPNHQIVSLVGNISADGSASFYDTVGRLADRTGARHYPMPLPFLMSSEDERNKMVRIEPIAKVKAVAAKADLRLVGIGQMDQKAQVHVDGFVTRDELFEMMRQGAIGEITGWAYDAKGRLLKAGTNKRLTSIPPEVPAKTTTIGAAIGAAKVPAIAAALNGRLINGLITDEATARAILER from the coding sequence ATGGCCGTCGAGAGCGACAGATCGAGACTCGACGACGCCGCGCGCGCCGGTTGGCTGTATTTCATTGCTGGCCACACCCAGGATGAGATCGCAAAGATGCTCCAGGTGTCGCGCGCCTCGGCGCAGCGGCTGGTGTCTTTGTGTCTCGCCGAGCGGCTGATCACCTTCCGGCTCGAGCATCCGATCGCTGCCTGCATGGAGCTGGCGGCACGCCTCAAGGAGCGGTTCGACCTCAGTCATTGCGAGGTGGTGCCGGCCGATCCTGCAGCGCCGCAGGCCACCGCCGGCATTGCCGAGCGCTGTGCCAACCTGCTGGACGCGACGCTGCGCTCGGAGACGCCCGTGATCGTCGCGCTCGGCACCGGCCGCGCGGTCCGCGCTGCGGTCGAGCGTGTCACGCCGATCGACCGGCCCAACCACCAGATCGTGTCGCTGGTCGGCAACATCTCCGCCGACGGCTCGGCGAGCTTCTACGACACCGTCGGCCGGCTCGCCGACCGCACCGGTGCGCGGCATTATCCAATGCCGCTGCCCTTCCTGATGTCGTCCGAGGACGAGCGCAACAAGATGGTGCGGATCGAGCCGATCGCCAAGGTGAAGGCGGTGGCGGCCAAGGCTGATCTACGCCTCGTCGGTATCGGCCAGATGGACCAGAAGGCGCAGGTCCATGTCGACGGCTTCGTCACCCGCGACGAGCTGTTCGAGATGATGCGGCAGGGCGCCATCGGCGAGATCACCGGCTGGGCCTATGATGCCAAGGGCCGCCTGCTCAAGGCCGGAACCAACAAGCGCCTGACCAGCATCCCGCCGGAAGTGCCGGCGAAGACCACGACGATTGGTGCCGCAATTGGCGCGGCCAAGGTGCCGGCGATTGCGGCTGCGCTGAACGGGCGCCTGATCAATGGATTGATCACCGACGAGGCCACCGCAAGGGCGATCCTGGAGCGGTAG
- the mmsB gene encoding multiple monosaccharide ABC transporter permease, giving the protein MTDKTVSLPEERRHGSFIKNNLRNYGMLMSLIAIMLFFQVMTGGTLLQPLNLTNLVLQNSYIVIMALGMLLVIVTGHIDLSVGSVAGFVGAVAAVLMVSYKVDYTLAFIACLVLGAAIGAAQGYWVAYFKIPSFIVTLAGMLVFKGLALAVLQGQSLGPFPSTFQKLSSGFIPELLPEAGTLHPTSMLIGAVLALGLVYASAKSRTREVSHGIEVEPYAFFLGKSIVLACAVLYFTYLIASHRGLPNVLVIMTALIALYGFVTRRTVIGRQVYAVGGNAKAAKLSGIKTERLTFLTFVNMGVLAALAGLVFAARLNTATPKAGLGFELDVIAACFIGGASAYGGVGRVGGAVVGAMIMGVMNNGMSILGIGIDYQQVIKGLVLLGAVCIDVYNQRR; this is encoded by the coding sequence ATGACCGACAAGACGGTTTCGCTGCCGGAGGAGCGCCGCCACGGCAGCTTCATCAAGAACAATTTGCGCAACTACGGCATGCTGATGTCGCTGATCGCGATCATGCTGTTTTTTCAGGTCATGACCGGTGGGACGCTGCTCCAGCCGCTCAACCTGACCAATCTGGTGCTCCAGAACAGCTACATCGTCATCATGGCGCTGGGCATGCTGCTGGTGATCGTCACCGGCCACATCGATCTCTCGGTCGGTTCGGTAGCGGGCTTTGTCGGCGCGGTCGCGGCGGTGCTGATGGTGAGCTACAAGGTCGACTACACGCTCGCTTTCATCGCCTGCCTCGTGCTCGGCGCGGCCATTGGCGCTGCGCAGGGCTATTGGGTCGCCTATTTCAAGATCCCGTCCTTCATCGTGACCCTGGCCGGCATGCTGGTGTTTAAGGGCCTTGCGCTCGCGGTGTTGCAGGGCCAGTCGCTCGGACCGTTCCCGTCGACCTTCCAGAAGCTCTCATCGGGCTTCATTCCCGAATTGCTGCCCGAAGCCGGCACACTGCATCCGACCTCGATGCTGATCGGTGCTGTGCTGGCGTTGGGACTGGTCTACGCCAGCGCCAAGAGCCGCACGCGTGAAGTGTCGCACGGTATCGAGGTTGAGCCCTATGCGTTCTTCCTGGGCAAGAGCATCGTGCTCGCTTGCGCCGTGCTCTATTTCACCTATCTGATCGCCTCGCATCGCGGCCTGCCCAACGTGCTGGTGATCATGACCGCGCTGATCGCGCTCTACGGCTTCGTCACCCGCCGCACCGTGATCGGCCGGCAGGTCTACGCGGTCGGGGGCAATGCCAAGGCGGCAAAATTGTCGGGCATCAAGACCGAGCGGTTGACCTTCCTCACCTTCGTCAACATGGGCGTGCTTGCCGCACTCGCCGGCCTCGTCTTTGCCGCCCGCCTCAACACCGCGACCCCGAAAGCGGGCCTCGGCTTCGAGCTCGACGTCATCGCCGCCTGCTTCATCGGCGGCGCCTCCGCCTATGGCGGCGTCGGGCGCGTCGGCGGCGCCGTGGTCGGCGCCATGATCATGGGCGTGATGAACAACGGCATGTCCATCCTCGGGATCGGCATCGACTATCAGCAGGTGATCAAGGGCCTGGTGCTGCTCGGGGCGGTGTGCATCGACGTGTATAACCAGCGGCGGTGA
- a CDS encoding sugar ABC transporter substrate-binding protein, with protein MKRFLGAVCGASVLLAVPAMAETTLTIATVNNGDMIRMQGLTGEFTKKNPDITVKWVTLEENVLRQRVTTDIATKGGQFDVLTIGTYEVPIWAKKGWLVPLANLGADYDVADLLPKIRDAVSVDGKLYAAPFYGESSMIMYRTDLFEKAGLKMPEKPTWDFVIDAAKKLTDKNGGVYGICLRGKAGWGENMAFLTAMANSYGARWFDEKWEPQFNTPEWKATLTTYVNLMKDAGPPGASSNGFNENLALFNAGKCGMWIDATVAASFVTNPKDSKVADKVGFALAPNTGLGKNANWLWAWNLAIPAGSKKTEAAEKFIAWATSKDYTKLVASKDGWANVPPGTRTSLYQNPDYLKVAPFAKLTLASIDAADPNHPTVKPVPYVGVQYAAIPEFQGIGTQVGQQFSAALAGSMTVDAALAAAQSVTEREMKRAGYIK; from the coding sequence GTGAAACGATTTCTGGGCGCCGTCTGCGGCGCGTCCGTACTGCTTGCCGTCCCCGCGATGGCCGAAACGACCCTGACGATCGCCACCGTCAATAACGGCGACATGATCCGCATGCAGGGGCTGACCGGCGAATTCACCAAGAAGAACCCCGATATTACCGTGAAATGGGTGACGCTGGAGGAGAACGTGCTGCGCCAGCGCGTCACCACCGACATCGCCACCAAGGGCGGCCAGTTCGACGTGCTGACCATCGGCACCTACGAGGTGCCGATCTGGGCCAAGAAGGGCTGGCTGGTGCCGCTCGCCAATCTCGGCGCCGATTACGACGTCGCCGACCTGCTGCCGAAGATCAGGGATGCGGTTTCCGTCGACGGCAAGCTCTATGCCGCGCCGTTCTACGGCGAGAGCTCGATGATCATGTACCGCACCGATCTGTTCGAGAAGGCTGGCCTGAAGATGCCGGAAAAACCAACCTGGGATTTCGTGATCGATGCCGCCAAGAAGCTGACCGACAAGAACGGTGGCGTCTACGGCATCTGCCTGCGCGGCAAGGCCGGCTGGGGCGAGAATATGGCCTTCCTCACGGCGATGGCCAATTCCTACGGCGCGCGCTGGTTCGACGAGAAGTGGGAGCCGCAGTTCAATACGCCGGAATGGAAGGCGACGCTTACGACCTACGTCAATCTCATGAAGGACGCCGGCCCTCCCGGCGCGAGCTCGAACGGCTTCAACGAGAACCTCGCGCTGTTCAATGCCGGCAAGTGCGGCATGTGGATCGACGCGACGGTGGCGGCGTCCTTCGTCACCAACCCGAAGGATTCCAAGGTCGCCGACAAGGTCGGTTTCGCGCTCGCGCCCAACACCGGGCTCGGCAAGAACGCCAACTGGCTGTGGGCCTGGAATCTCGCGATCCCCGCCGGCTCCAAGAAGACGGAAGCCGCCGAGAAGTTCATCGCCTGGGCAACCAGCAAGGACTACACCAAGCTGGTGGCGTCGAAGGACGGCTGGGCCAACGTGCCGCCGGGCACGCGCACCTCGCTCTATCAGAATCCCGATTATCTGAAGGTCGCCCCCTTCGCCAAGCTGACGCTGGCCTCGATCGATGCCGCCGATCCGAACCACCCGACCGTGAAGCCAGTGCCCTACGTGGGCGTGCAATACGCCGCGATCCCTGAATTCCAGGGCATCGGCACCCAGGTCGGCCAGCAGTTCTCGGCGGCGCTTGCGGGATCGATGACGGTCGATGCGGCGCTCGCCGCCGCGCAATCCGTCACCGAGCGCGAGATGAAGCGCGCCGGCTACATCAAGTGA
- a CDS encoding CbbQ/NirQ/NorQ/GpvN family protein, translated as MKAALHAVPASVPALPAYVPSGNECVLFEHAWRHRLPVLLKGPTGCGKTRFVAHMAARLGLPLHTVACHDDLTAADLTGRFLLKGGDTVWTDGPLTRAVREGGICYLDEVVEARKDVTVVLHPLTDDRRILPLERTGEELAAPYSFMLVVSYNPGYQTLLKALKPSTRQRFVAIEFGFLPPEQEVAVVVAESGLAPDDVRPLVALAGRLRALKGHDLEEGVSTRLVVYCATLIAAGASIADAVLAGMIEPLTDDADVKAALLDVARALIS; from the coding sequence ATGAAAGCAGCACTTCACGCCGTGCCGGCCTCCGTGCCCGCGCTTCCGGCCTACGTCCCGAGCGGCAACGAATGCGTGCTGTTCGAGCACGCCTGGCGGCATCGGCTGCCGGTTCTGCTGAAGGGGCCGACCGGTTGCGGCAAGACCCGCTTTGTCGCGCATATGGCGGCGCGGCTGGGATTGCCGCTCCACACCGTCGCCTGCCACGACGATCTCACCGCTGCCGATCTCACCGGCCGCTTCCTGCTGAAGGGCGGCGACACCGTGTGGACCGACGGTCCGCTGACACGCGCGGTGCGGGAAGGCGGCATCTGCTATCTCGACGAAGTCGTGGAGGCGCGCAAGGACGTCACCGTGGTCCTGCATCCGCTCACCGACGATCGCCGCATCCTGCCGCTGGAGCGGACCGGCGAAGAGCTCGCAGCGCCCTACAGCTTCATGCTCGTGGTCTCCTACAATCCCGGCTACCAGACGCTGCTCAAGGCGCTGAAGCCGTCGACGCGGCAGCGCTTCGTCGCCATTGAGTTCGGCTTCCTGCCGCCGGAGCAGGAGGTTGCGGTGGTCGTGGCCGAGAGCGGTCTCGCGCCGGATGATGTGCGGCCACTGGTCGCGCTGGCCGGTCGTTTGCGGGCGCTCAAGGGGCACGATCTGGAGGAGGGCGTCTCGACCCGCCTGGTCGTCTATTGCGCCACTCTGATTGCCGCGGGAGCGTCGATCGCCGATGCCGTACTTGCCGGCATGATCGAGCCGTTGACCGACGATGCCGACGTCAAGGCAGCGCTGCTCGACGTCGCACGCGCCTTGATCTCCTGA
- a CDS encoding nitric oxide reductase activation protein NorD, whose translation MLDFLELEETVGRAWHRLVGGTASYSVHPDHAVLLTDVRPRIAVMFRALGGEAGVQIASAGARRTGHRLGWRQRIGLGDERLEQVGRDAATIFLPDSIAIFADRALNAALYRWLAAWFAFAPTEEIGEVDLLRRDLLMLRRASEVAVLVLTECPGLAEDYARLAAAVAMARPRRPLPRIEQDMELIVRTLLGADVPPAGRLWPAMMGTGALPDKAPPGYRAILPCPLWGDCWTREFAPAGMHDDVAAGSNAATPPDERKRFAVRERDDGANRRDPFVLNRFEKILAMAEMVNVDRPADDNEDEDAQKAADDLEEITLGRRSGKPATRLKFDLDLPPEALDASRLSADLTYPEWDYRSRSYLPDQCRVLAGAASERGETWVPDEGMRRHIRQVRRRFQVLRPRHELMRAQADGHDLDLDALVRARCDLRAGSGALDRVHVAMRPQGHDLAVTLLVDVSLSTDAWVDGHRVLDVEKEALLVLAHGLSACGDHHSILTFTSRRRAWVRLETVKAFGEPMSGAVERRIGALKPGYYTRIGAAIRHASAELARQPQRQKLLLVLTDGKPNDVDHYEGRFAVEDTRKSVQEARRFGIAVFGVTVDAMAQCYFPTLFGRGGYAIVGNIQRLPAALPAIYRQLAH comes from the coding sequence ATGCTCGATTTCCTCGAGCTCGAAGAAACCGTCGGCCGCGCCTGGCATCGCCTTGTCGGCGGGACCGCGAGTTATTCGGTCCATCCGGATCACGCGGTGTTGCTGACCGACGTTCGCCCGCGTATCGCCGTGATGTTCCGCGCGCTCGGCGGCGAGGCGGGCGTCCAGATTGCGAGCGCCGGTGCCCGCCGGACCGGACACCGGCTCGGATGGCGACAGCGCATCGGGCTCGGTGACGAGCGGCTCGAGCAGGTGGGGCGGGATGCTGCGACGATCTTCCTGCCTGACAGCATTGCGATCTTCGCCGATCGCGCGCTGAACGCCGCGCTGTACCGCTGGCTTGCTGCCTGGTTCGCATTTGCGCCCACTGAGGAGATCGGTGAGGTGGATCTGCTGCGGCGCGATCTCCTGATGTTGCGGCGGGCCAGCGAGGTCGCTGTGCTCGTGCTGACGGAATGTCCGGGCCTGGCCGAGGACTACGCCCGGTTGGCCGCGGCCGTGGCGATGGCCCGGCCACGCCGGCCGCTGCCACGCATCGAGCAGGACATGGAGCTGATCGTGCGCACGCTGCTCGGCGCAGATGTGCCGCCGGCGGGCAGACTGTGGCCGGCCATGATGGGCACGGGTGCGCTGCCGGACAAGGCTCCGCCCGGATATCGCGCTATCCTGCCATGCCCGCTGTGGGGCGATTGCTGGACGCGCGAGTTTGCGCCGGCGGGAATGCACGATGACGTGGCAGCCGGAAGCAACGCGGCCACGCCACCGGACGAGCGCAAGCGTTTCGCCGTTCGCGAACGCGACGATGGCGCCAACCGTCGCGATCCCTTCGTGCTCAACCGCTTCGAAAAGATCCTGGCGATGGCCGAGATGGTCAATGTCGATCGCCCGGCCGACGACAATGAGGACGAGGACGCGCAAAAAGCGGCCGACGATCTCGAGGAAATCACGCTCGGACGGCGCAGCGGCAAGCCGGCGACCCGGCTGAAATTCGATCTCGACCTGCCGCCCGAAGCGCTGGATGCCTCGCGGTTGAGCGCGGACCTAACCTATCCCGAATGGGATTATCGCAGCCGATCCTATCTGCCCGATCAGTGCCGCGTACTCGCCGGCGCCGCGTCCGAGCGAGGTGAGACCTGGGTTCCTGACGAGGGCATGCGCCGGCACATTCGCCAGGTCCGCCGCCGCTTTCAGGTTCTGCGGCCACGCCACGAATTGATGCGCGCGCAGGCCGATGGTCACGACCTCGATCTCGATGCGCTGGTGCGGGCGCGTTGCGATCTTCGTGCCGGCAGCGGCGCACTCGATCGCGTCCATGTGGCGATGCGGCCGCAAGGTCACGATCTCGCCGTCACGCTGCTGGTCGATGTCTCGCTCTCGACGGATGCGTGGGTGGACGGTCATCGGGTGCTCGACGTCGAGAAGGAGGCGCTGCTCGTGCTTGCGCACGGGCTTTCCGCCTGCGGCGATCACCACAGCATTTTGACCTTCACTTCACGCCGGCGCGCCTGGGTGCGGCTCGAGACGGTCAAGGCGTTCGGCGAGCCGATGAGCGGAGCGGTGGAGCGCCGCATCGGCGCGCTGAAGCCGGGCTATTACACGCGGATCGGAGCCGCGATACGCCACGCGTCAGCCGAACTTGCACGCCAGCCACAGCGTCAGAAACTGCTGCTCGTCCTCACCGACGGCAAGCCGAACGACGTCGATCACTATGAGGGGCGTTTCGCAGTGGAGGACACCCGCAAATCGGTGCAGGAGGCGCGCCGGTTCGGCATCGCCGTGTTCGGCGTGACCGTTGATGCGATGGCGCAGTGCTATTTTCCAACGCTGTTCGGCCGCGGCGGCTACGCGATCGTCGGCAACATCCAGCGGCTGCCCGCTGCGCTGCCGGCAATCTATCGGCAGTTGGCCCATTGA